AAAACCTCCCGCGTGagccgctgctgccgccgggGCCGCTCCGGCCGGCCCCGGTACCTCCGCCGTCACCGGGCGGGCGGGTGGCGGCACTTCTTGCTCCGGAGGTGCCCGCGGGTTTGCTCCGGTGGATGTGGTGGAGGAGGGAGACGACACAGCATCTTGGGGGCCGCCCCGGCAGGAGGTCTCGTTATTCGGGATGGGGCATCTCTGTGCCCTTTATCAAGGGGCCCGGCGCGAAGCTGGCGCGGGAGGCGAACCGGTGGTGCAAGCGCTCGCCAGCTTTTGGGGGCTTGGCGGAGTTCGTGAAGTTGCTGCTAGGATGTGTTTTCCAGCGAGAGCCGCGGTTGCCCCGaaagctgctggggaaggggcggCACTGTCTAGGCTTTCTTAGGTTGCTTtgctcttgttgttttccttccctcccgAGTGGAAATGGGGGAGTTTCTAATCCTGTGTTCTGTCTCTTAGCAAATGGCAAGCCAAAGGCTGGGCAGGCTGTGACCTTGCTGGGGCGGAGGGGACCCCTCTTTCTAGAAGCTGTGAAACCTCCCAGGGAGGAGGGAACTACTGCTCCGGGACTGCCAGGGAACAGCAGCCTTCCCGGGCCTGGAGCTGGGGACTTAGCTGGGGCTGGATTAACCTCTCTAAccgggggggtgtgtgtgtgtgtgtgtaatcaCAAGGTGCATGCTTACTTTTTGTAAAGCTCTCCAGAACCtaattttcctggttttgtttcctggctgtttttcctttagttttatGTGTACAAGTTTGTAACTGTCTTGGAGAATTTATTCACAAGCTAATTTTATTCTAGCTTGCTGGAAAAGTTGCATATCACCACTGACACATTCAGCTCCTGAATGTTCCTCCCAGTAGTAGGGTCAGTCCAGTAGTTGCTTCCCTTGTAGTAAGCAACGGGAATAAGAGAACATGCCTCTGTCATTATTGGTTGCATACCTTGTAGCCTGGGGTTTCAGAATAGCTCAGCACCATCTGCATGTAGACAAATGCCGCCTCCTGGGTGTAGCTGCACAGTCCAGGATAGTCGCATGTATTCTGCATGCTATGTGCATGCATGCAGATAGCTGAGGTATTTGCTGCACAATTGGAAAAGGTTCTTTAGCAAATACTGTGAGCTGGTAACTGTCAGAAAGGATTACTAACTGTGGGTAATGAGTGTTAGGAAAGTGAGTTGCCATGTCTGTGGGCTTATGCGATTTCATGATCTGTTTTCAtcacctctttcttcttcctattctccctccctttttttgttttgcagggtGATCTTGAGTTCTTCTTAACTTGCTAGTGCTCAGCCTCCTCATGCCTCCATCTCCTTTAGACGACAGGGTAGTTGTGGCACTTTCGAGGCCAGTGAGACCTCAGGATCTCAACCTTTGTTTAGACTCTAGCTATCTTGAATCTGCCTCTTCTGTCGGTGAAAGCCACCCCAGTCTGCTCGGCGCAGCTGTTGTGTCCCTAAAGACTGCTAATCTCACGTATATGCCCTCATCTAACGGCTCTGCACGCTCCCTGAGTTGTGGATGCAGCAGTGCCAGTTGCTGCACTGTGGCAACGTACGACAAGGACGCTCAGGCCCAAACTCAAGCAAGTGTCAACGCCGGAGCTTCCACCGCCTGCCCTGCCAACCAAATGGTCAACAACAATGAGAACACCGGTAGCTTGAGCCCGCTGGGCGGAGTGGGGAGCCCGGTCTCAGGCACCACCAAGCAACTAGCTAGCATCAAAATCATTTACCCCAATGATCTGGCGAAGAAGATGACCAAATGCAGCAAGAGCCACCAACAGAACCAAGGGCCTGTCATCATTGACTGCAGGCCGTTCATGGAGTATAATAAGAGCCACATTCAAGGGGCTGTCCACATTAACTGTTCTGACAAGATCAGCCGGAGGAGGCTCCAGCAGGGCAAGATCACTGTCTTGGACTTGATCTCCTGCCGGGAAGGCAAGGACTCCTTCAAGAGGATCTTTTCCAAAGAAATCATAGTTTATGACGAGAATACCAATGAGCCAAGCAGAGTAATGCCTTCCCAGCCACTCCACATAGTGCTGGAGTCACTGAAGCGAGAAGGCAAGGAACCCCTAGTCCTAAAAGGTAATCCTCTTTACCCACACGTAACCTCATGGTTTGCTTTGCAGCATGTGTATTCTGCCATCAGTCTAGCTGGTTGAACTTTCAAAGCGTGCGTTTATTCCTAGGAAGGCCTGTGTGCCTTGAGTCACCAATGGCAAAGCGAGTGTCTTCCATGAACGTAGTGGGGAGatgcttgcttttctctgagtGTTGTCTTTGAGTAGCGGAGAGGGTGGGAactggaaggaggaggaaacgCGCTTCCTGGTGTCTGTCTGTGCAGACAAAGAATTTCCCCCAGTGCTTGCTATGAGTATTTATAGCCCAAGGGGCAGAGGTCCAGGAGGGTATATGTCTCTTAGCTCATCAGACTGACCTTTACTTAGCAGCCTTATTTTAGTCCATTTAAAACTGAACTCATAGGTGCTGGGGATGggcagaagggaggaggaaagatgAGGGTGGCCAGTTTGTCTGAGGCATTGCATCATGGGCCAGTCAGCAAAACTTGAGGAGCAGTCAAGCCTTCTTTTGGTGGTATTGGATCAGAATAATGGACAGAGGGAGAGATTTTGTCTAAAAAGTGATCTGAAAGTGTTTGTTTACATGTATGCATGCTCACATAGGTATATGGCTTTCCTGTAAAGGCTCCTGTTTTAATGTGGTGTTTGGTCTGTCCCTTAATGCTTTGGGGGAAATGAGCCCCACCAATTAAGGCGGCATCCAAGGACACTTTCCTTTCTTCACTTGATTCTGTAGCTCCTGTTTATAACAATGCTGCCCTCTAGATTGAATCTCCTTTCCCCTGGGTGTTTATGCCATTCAGAGGCATGGTTGCCAGAGACTGCCTGTGGCACTGAGAAAGTATGGAAGGATTTGTTTCTTAGCTTATCCTGTTACGTATTTAATacacttaatttttctgtttagctTACTACTTCTAACCTGTACAACGTGGTAGGAAAATGGATTGGGCTGGTAGTTTattccctttcctctctttaGTTTCAGAGTTTTATAGGAGCTGAGGGCCCTGTGAGATACTCCTCTGTGGGTGTATCTTGTGGAAGCTTAAAATTGCACTGAACTTTCTTCTTGCTCCCAGTAAGTATATGGTCATGCTGACCTTATTTTGACGCTTGCTTCAAGCTCCCAGGGTCCTTTTATTGAGTCTTTCAGGTCATGATGGTGCCCTTCATCTGTAAAAAGGGAGAGGAGGCGCTTTGGAGGGCGAGATTACTGCTTAAGTCCTCTTTCTTGCAGTAGTCATTCTGTTGTACAGCCATTACAACTAGATATATGGTTGTAGTCTGCAAGCCTTCCTATCCTTACAAAAGTGAGATGCTGAaaggcatcttttttttctgtgtttctctgaaaacactgaagctCCTGTGGACCTCTGACTAGCAGTTTTCCAGTACCTGAAGTAAGAAGCCCTGGCTGAGACAG
This Phalacrocorax aristotelis chromosome 3, bGulAri2.1, whole genome shotgun sequence DNA region includes the following protein-coding sequences:
- the DUSP10 gene encoding dual specificity protein phosphatase 10 — its product is MPPSPLDDRVVVALSRPVRPQDLNLCLDSSYLESASSVGESHPSLLGAAVVSLKTANLTYMPSSNGSARSLSCGCSSASCCTVATYDKDAQAQTQASVNAGASTACPANQMVNNNENTGSLSPLGGVGSPVSGTTKQLASIKIIYPNDLAKKMTKCSKSHQQNQGPVIIDCRPFMEYNKSHIQGAVHINCSDKISRRRLQQGKITVLDLISCREGKDSFKRIFSKEIIVYDENTNEPSRVMPSQPLHIVLESLKREGKEPLVLKGGLSGFKQNHENLCDNSLQLQECPEGGGGGGASAVPPTLPQSIPTTPDIENAELTPILPFLFLGNEHDAQDLEKMQRMNIGYVINVTTHLPLYHYEKGMFNYKRLPATDSNKQNLRQYFEEAFEFIEEAHQCGKGLLIHCQAGVSRSATIVIAYLMKHTRMTMTDAYKFVKGKRPIISPNLNFMGQLLEFEEDLNNGVTPRILTPKLIGVETVV